The genomic stretch ATGGCTATGATTTTTTCTCCTGGCATGAAATAGCTATGATAGCAGTAATCTGAGCAAGGGGCAAAGGGGGACACACTTGGGGTTTGCAGACATTTACTTTCATGTTTTGTTTCTGTGGTGGGATTGATATTTATCTCGAGTCCTGATGCCATGATCTCAATGCAATGCGAATATCTGGCCAAATGTACTGTCTTACTGCAGTTTCTCCCTTTCAATTAAGATTTACCTTAGTTACTGATTTCAGTTAAGTTGTTACTTTTTAAGTATGATGTAAAGaaaacaagatttgttcatatgcAACTGCAggtaggattattatttttttattatgtttataacCCACCATTCAAGGCGCTCAGAGTGGCATACACAATTCTTCCTATATACCCAGTTATATCTCATAACAACCCAGTAAAGAAATTAAGCTGAGAGGAAGGGACTGGTCATTCAGTGAACTCAATGTTCAGTGAGATTTTGAAGCTGAATCATCCTCATCCAACACTGCATCATGCTGAATCTCAGTTCCTCCTTATAACTCAGTACTAGGGATAGGTAGGTAGATGGGTGATTAACAATGCCCAACATTACATACTAGCTTGTGTCTTCCAcatgataaaaaagaaaataaaaatattcactGTAAGCATGGGAAACTTACTTGATGACGCTTTGGTCCACTGTATTGTGGGCTCAGGGTTACCACTGGCTTCACAAGGGATGAAGGCATCTGAATTAGCCAGAACTGTAAATGCTGCAAATTTTCCCCCAATTATCCTTGGTTTTGAAACTCTAGTTTGATAGAATGAATTTAAGGCTATTAGATTAGTGGTGGTAGATTCCTGGTCTGGTATCTTCTCACTCCAACTTTTGACATAATTGTTCTTCCTCTTCAAAGGACTGTACTGAGTGGAACTCTGAGATTTCAATATTGTCAACATATTAATTATGAAGGGTTTTCTGCTTTCTGCTGTTTTAGAAGATGGCTCATTCCAAGGTGATTTTTCCCACTTGGGAGATATAGTTGTTTCTGCGATAGCTACACCTGTAATGACTCCTGACTGGGATGTTAATGGATTAGGGTCTTGTGTGGTGGGATGCACTGAGTCAGTAGGAATTAGGACATTTAACTCAGTTTTAATAGGAAGGACTGcttctgttgttttctttccttgaacAACTTTTCTTTCTAAATGTTGATATAGCTCCTTATTTATCACTGTAGTAGCCTGTGTTGGCTTGTTAGACAACAATCTCAGTGTTGTTAAGGATGTGTCTGGTAACACTGTGGTTGTGCTTACTACATCCAAAAATGATACTGGCAGTGAGATCTGAGGTACAGGTTTTTCTGAAGACAAGTGATCCACTGGGATGTTTGTAGCGGTAATATATTTTGTGGTAGTATTCCTTTCCAATATCTGAGCAGCTGTTGTGGGTTTATTATCTTCAAATATAAGTTCTGTGCTAGCAATTGGTTGCTGTATTCTAGCTGTAACCACATCCATATCAGTTAATGCTGAAAATAATTCCGTTTGTATGGTGCTAGAAGACACAGTTACCTTTTTAGACATTTCCAAAGTAGTAGAAGACATTCTTTTTTCCAGTAACGTAGTAATTCCTTTATTGCTACTCACATTCTCCTGAGATTGCATGAACATCTTCAGgggccttctcctcctttgaCCTCTTCTTCTGCCAGGTCCAAACATTCTGGGCctggaaattttattttcaattttagcAGCAGTGATTAGAATAGGAACTGGTACCATGCTagtggcatttctttcttttttcagaaaaCTTGTAAGACTGGAACTGTGAGCTGAAGATGGCAGTTCTGTAACATTGAGTGGTAATGTGGGACCATCAGTCTGGCTCCTATTCTTTGAAAAATCAGATTTATATACTGGTGAAATGCTGTCTATTGGTACAGTTGTTTGACCAGGTATGACAGATACCACAGGCAAAGATTCTACACCTTTTTGTAAAGTAGTAGAAGGCTTTGTTTGTAAACTGGGCTGCTTCTCTAGTAGTTCCCTTTGAACATGGCTTCTTCCAAATAAATTGTGCCAAGAGTTTCCCCCTGCTGAATCACTGGAAGATGTATTAGTTTCAAGAGTGGGAATGGTAGATTTAATAGTTGAAGGTGATATGCTAGCTTTGGTAGATTCAGTTTCCTTGTCATCTCCTGGGCTATAGATTGTCTGTGTTTGAAGATCAGTGATAAATGATGGGTTTCTGTCAGTAATTGTTTGTAGTGGTGTAATAGATTCTACTTCTCTTTGTGATACCACCTGGCTATTTTCAGGATAGAATGTAATTATTTTGGAAGTTGTATACTGTTCACCTGTATCCAGCTTGTTTCCTGAGAATGTCAAGATTTGATTAAAAGTTGTTGCGTCTGCATGCTGACTTTTAAATGAAGAGGGAAGCGGTGCTTGAGAGGTAGTCTGTTCATAAAATTTGTAAGGAGGAGATAAGGTAGATGCACTCACTTCTACAAGGGGAGGCATGCATGTGCTTTCTTGCTGTCGAGGTCTAACAAAAGGAAATCTACGACTGGAAAGCTTGGGAATGCAATCAGGTCTAACTATTCGTCTTCTACTAGATATTTTTTTACGTTTGCCATACTGTCTGTAGAGGGGGGTATGAGTCGTAACATCCCTAACTCTCTTAAACTGTTGATGAGTGGTAATGGTTGAGACTGAAAGTGGCTTGGGTGTTGTTATTTTGGGGGTACTGTACACATAAATGTGTCTAAATATATCATCAGATGCACTGATGGTCACTACAGAAACTTGATTATTTGGTTTTCTTGATGCTTCCTCATTTGCTTCTGCAAATAGATGAGTTTTTACCGTATTTTTTTCAGCAGTCACAGACTGACTTTCCTTATTAACATTTGTTGCAGTTGTTACTGTTGGtgtcatttttaaatgtaaaatattttcttcagATGGTATTAGTTTGTGAAAAGTCCCTGAAACATTTGCAACATTACTTGGCAGTTTAgaggatgttgttgttgatggttCTGTATAGGTAGGTGGTATATGTAGTGTGAGATATTCTTCAAAAGATTCTCTCTCAGTTTCATGTTTAACTTCCATATATATCTCCTGGCTGTTGGGTTCCTCAGTAAGCATAATCACTGGGCTAGTCACTGGAGTTTCTATTTCTGGGACCATGCCAGATGTTGCCAAAGAACTGTAATTACTTGATACACTTCCAAGTTCTGCTGTCACTACATTTCCTGATGCCTCTCTCAGAGTGTATAGTGCAGGTCTTTTAGTTGGTAGTAACATAAATTCTTCTTCTGGAAACATATCATCTCCAGATGTTTCCTCTTGATTTCCAAAAATCTTTGAAGACAGAAGACCTTTTACTGTTGGTTTCACTCTGGCATGTTCTTGTGTTGTTAGCAATGTGGCattcttctttgttttttccAGAAATGCTGCCCAGCGCAATGGATCAATTCTTCTGGTGGAGGGAGCAAATTGCCTCTTGCGTCCTCTATACCTTTTGCTTATTTTGTCCCTATTCCTCCTGTAAATCACTTTATAATTATTTTTGGCTTTGTTAAGAATAGGGTGCTTTATTGATGAACCTTTGGTAAATCCCTGATGTGTTACTTCAGTCTGCAAAGGAGTTTGAGGTTTCCTAATAACTTCAGGCTTTTCACCAGAGCCTTCTGCTGCCTCATCTTCCACTTGAATATCTAGTTCTTGTGAACTGTTTTCAAGCCTCTTAACTACTATTTGGTAAACCAAAAAATCTGCACCATATTGATTGGCTGCTATACACTTGATATAACCACCATCCCGATCtgttgtttgttgtatttttaatgtgtcATTTTGAAAAAGAAGCTTGTTTTTTGAAGAATTATTAAGAATGATGTGCTCAGGTAAGATCCAGTCAACAGAGGCATCTGGAGTAGCTGTAGACTGGCATGGAAGGTAGACTGCTTCATTTAAAAGCACTGAAAGTTGAGGTCCATTAAAATGGTTATGTTCCATATAAGGGTCTATCACAATAATCCTAAAGGTCAGGACATCGGCATCTTCATAATTGGTCCCTATACAGTGATACACTCCAGTGTCAAAGCTATCTGCTGCACGTAACAGGAGGTTTCCAGATTTTGCTATCATCATTCTCCCATCTTCACTAACATACGGAGCTTTAATCTTACTCCCATCAGCTAATACCCACTCAATTACAGGGGTAGGATCTCCAATTGCCTGGCAATCCAATTCCACAGATCTACCTGCTAAAACAGAGTATTCAGTTCTTGTGCTATTTCTTTGGAATATCATGGCCCATCTCTGTCCTGCTGATTTGGGACCAGCAACTGGGAGAGTAATCTGAACATCCATTGCGTACTGGATATGTAGAGTGTTGAGTGTGCTTGCTGTTCTATCTAATTGCAGAGATATTTGTTCCTGCATCAACCAAGGAGGCTCAGCTCTCAACTCAGCATCTATGTCAGTAAAAAGGTCTTCATTTTCAGAAtctgtttgtttgtatttgtaaCTCAGATAAGGTGCTTCTTTGAGTAATTGCTCCCTTTTCAGTTTGAGTGGAGAATTGCTATATAGGGCCAGTATGCTCCACAGCTGCTGAATATGCTCATACTCAATGCTACACACAAGAAATGTCAACAATGATGATTTCAGTACTGTGATGTTATCCATTTTTTGAAATGAAACTGGAGAAATCTTTGAAGGATTTTGTACACTGCAAGCCAAGCTCGCCCTATTCTGTGCTTGGTCTGTCATGTTTAATACCACAGACCCTATGGGAGCCATAAAATCTTTgggggaaattgaaataaagtcCCCGTCATCTGGCACAGTGATGTTCTTTGTTTTCAAGGTTGTGTCTATAGTTGGTTTTATGCAATTATAATCTGAGAGGGACAAGTCAGCTAACTGTTTGTCTTTAGAAGTTCTGGGGTTGGAGCACAATGGACACTGAAGAACACCAGAAGAGCCTCGGTCTGTTTTGCACTTTACAACATCTAGAGAGaattaagagaaaaagaaaattactttttaaaaatcctggcaTAAAAGCAAAAGATCTTGTTCTGCTGATATTTCCGCTGTCTATGAAATAAGGCAGACCTCAGTCAGAAGTCATTCAAAATTGTTTGGGAGCTAGCACAATCTTTTGACCATTTGTCATGATTCCAGAATGCAATTGTAATGAACAAAAACCTGGAAAAGGTCTGTGAGAGTGGTTGACAATTTAAGTTTGGGCCAGTTTTCACACTTTGGGACTCTTGAGGAACTATACAGATTGTTTTCCCACTTTAAAAAAAGTGGCTGGATATTcagttcttgttttaaaaatctagGCCTTTTTAAATAGTGTGGGAAAAGAGGAGTTGAAATTGAAAAATGTAATTACTGCTCCTGGACTCTCTCAAGAAAAGGGGGGGGCACCTGAGGACTCTGGTGGGGATCAGGGGTTGCAAAAACAGCTTTGGAGAGCAGCCACACTTCACTCATGCTTGACTTACGGCTTGGGAATTAGCCTCAGGTTAAGGTGTTCCCTAGATGAAACATtagaaaggaagaacaagatcAGAGAGGAGTGTTGGGTAGTAGCACAACTACTTGTTATCCATTGCTTATATGGAAACCTGTCCTATATCATAGCAGGCTCTCATGCTCTTGCTCTGATGAAGCCTATGTTCTTGTCCCCCAGGTttttagatttgttgttgttgtgtgccatcaagatGTTTCTGACGTACAGTGAACCTAAGTTCACCCtaacacaggattttcttggcaagatttgttcagtgggttgcctttgtcttcttctgaggctgcgagagtgcaacttgcccaaggtcacctgataggaatgggaaaggagttgcatttttcttttattgctatgTACAAATATAAATAAGAGATAAACGAAGGTTAATATCATGTGGCAGTTTTATGTAAGGGCTGCATACATTCCAGATCCCTTTTGTGAAacttttcctttgcaaaaaaaaatttcccaaaaaatatttccccaaaatCATAATTGAACCAATTTTTATGCACAATTATGAAACCAATACATTATTAGATGTAATAAACTCTTCtgttttcataatttttttttaaaaaaagatcatgcCTAGAGTTTTAAATGTGCCCTGGCACAATATAACACAGTGAGCTAAATTTTTCATGTTTGCCTTAAATATGGTtgaaacatttaattattttaaaagatacttGTTCTCAATAGACAGCAGCAGCCAATGAGTGAGCCAGCATgttatagcagtttgaatgttgaattatgagtctggagaccaggatctgagtctctgcttgaccatggaaacccactgtgtagcCTTGGTCAAATCAGTTtccttagccttagaggaagacaatggcaaaccctctctgaacaaatcttgcaaagaaaaccatgtgataggttcacctcaggttCACTGTATTTTGGGAACAACTTTAAAGCACACAGCAACTAGGATCAACCTCTCTGAGCAAGGAGAGGTGTAGAATTAGCAGCAGCCAGTAAGGCAAATATTTCATTGCTACTGCTTTATAGAGATCATTTGAAGATCACATGTACTTTATTTTTACTGCTTTAATTATTTGTTATGGTGTTTATTATGTAAGCTTCATTGGAATCCTTGTCAGGTGAACACTGGAGTAAAAAATACTTTAGATAATAAATAAAGTGTGGGTATAGTATATTGAATACctgggttctgttctgtccaCTTGGCAAACCACTTCATTGAACAGTCACAAATCCAAGGGTTTCCATGAAGGTAGAGGCGTTCTAAGTCAGACATATATGTGAAAATGTCTTGTGGCAGAGAAGTAAATAGGTTATCAGACAGGTAGATATGTTTTATGGAAGATGTCTTAAAAATTTGAAGGTAGCACAAAGTGACAAAAGTATTTGGATGAAGTTGTTTAAGTACATTTCCTTCCAAGTGGACCAGCTTCAGTGATGTAAGACCATAGAATGCATTGGGGTTTATAAATTCAATCTGATTATGATCCATATGCAAACGTACCAGACCTGTGAGACCATGAAACGTGTCTGCATGAACAACTTTGACTTTGTTATAGCTCATCTTTAAGACCTGTTGATGGAAATGGGAGAGTAAAAAACTAAAGTAAAATTCAGAGACACATATATGttattctggaatatcagtatacaaagggatcccACAgaacctttgaggctaactgagtgaaagaaattctagcataaactttcatagactttggGGCAAAGCAGACATCAGAGGAAGTAAACTGTCTATGAATGCTTATGCTACTCCACTACAAATTCTTTTACTTgtttagtctcaaatgtgctacaagatcatttTGCACACAAATGTAAAAGCTACAAATGCAGTTTTCAAATGTCACCTTTATATGGTAAATGCACAGCACAATCCAACATGTGATTACTCAAAAGCAAGTGCCACTGTGTTCAGGGGACTCACTCCTTAATCGGTGCTTTAGGGCTGTAGTCTAAAGTAAAGGAACATTTTCATAGAATATTAGAATTGTTGAGATGGAGAAGACTACACAGGTCACCTACTGCAGACTTTGGCTAAAGCAGAATCTACAACTAGCATCTCTGAGTGATGGCCATTGAGTTTCTGCTTAAATacctcaaagaaggagagcccatcTCTTTTTGACGTTACataggtcttactgtcaggatgttcttcctaatgtttactagttttgttttaatgttgttattgaTTTCATTAATTAATGAGAAcaactttgaaaaacaaagaGGCATCACTCCTCAAAAGCATACTTTTTACCTAAAATTAAAAGGTCTGAGGATAAAAACTGTGACACAACAATGCTGGATAAACTGTAACATATCTTACCTGTAACAAATGCAAATCAGAAAATGTTCTGTCTTGAACAGTATGTATTTGATTACTGTGCAACATCAACAACTCCAGCTTCTCCAGGCCAGAAAAATCTCTTTCAGTCAGTTTAACCAAACTGTTGTAACTGTAACAAACATTTCATTCCAGATCTGGGTTTAGTCAGTCAGCTATAGGTCaaaggtaaaacaaacaaacaaaaacagtctcTCTTTTGCAAATGTATAcgtaaattttaattaaaacctGTCATTTTAAACTTGAAATACTTTGACCCTAGAAACAGCAGGTGAAAATTTAGTGATATGACTATTGAGCATTTAGATGTATGATTATTTTATGTACTTagacatatatgtgtatgtatattgttgttgtgtcccttcaagtaatttctgagccatggcaaccctaaggagtacctattatggggttttcttgacaaggtttattcagaggtttgccactgtcttcccttgagagtgacttgcccaagatcacccagtgtatACGGACTTATTTCCAGCTGTGGCTCTCAAACAGTGCTATACTACAATTACAATGTAACCATAAAgctataaacaataaaatatatgaaaCCATCCATAAAAGACATCAGCAATTTAATATAAATGTTAAGCATGGCTTCTGCCTTAAAGTCAGATTTcttaatattgtttaatactCCCAGAgagtgtcttttaaaaagaatgagaTATTTATTCTCCTTTTTACAGGGCACACTTCTGAGACAAGATGAAAACCTATATTAGTATGTGTCAATTATGAATTCCCACTCTTGCAGAAACCACCAGTTTAAATTACAGGGGACAAGTCCAATTAtcaatatattttgtatatgGCCCTTTATATACTGTATCTGATTCTTCCTATACAAGCTGATAAATTTCCAAACACTGgaacaataccccccccccccaaaaaaagcttaGTATGTTTTGTTAACTGTTAGTGTGCTCAAAAATCTGATCCATCGCCTTGGATGGGAAAATATTTAAAGTCACTGTAAGTTAATCACTGTTAACTTCAGAAACCATGGGACTGACAGAAAAATGACATATAATAACCACTACCCACAAGTTGTCATTCACCAGACAGAAAgctgaatgaaataaaatacagtatatctacAATAGCCAAACAGGAGAGCTCCTCATGCCAAAGTTCTGTTTTAATAGAATGCTTTTGTGTGTtggttgccaggttttcaaaggaGCAAGTTTTCAAAGGAGCAAGCAAGAATTGATAGGTATTCAAAGGAGCAATAGAGGACAGTTTAAATTCATGATCTGCAGAGCTGACAATCAGAAAGCAGCTATTAATAAGTCTGTattctacctaaataccaaatgaacaTATAGATTTCAGTTAACTATTTATTTCCCTCtacaataatgtattattatcattataaccCTTATAAGGGAAGATTGTTGGAAAATATGTGGTTAGACAAGGAGATGGACTCTTCAGTACTCAGGAGAGCCTGAATTTGGCCTGTTAGAGGctctctgcctgcctcctccatGAAGTTCTGCCTCAAGAGAAAAGTCTTCCCACCCACCTTTGATCAGAAATAGGAAATAGGAAATCCCATTCTTGATCTCTCTTATTGTGATTGTCACATTCTCCCCCAATGGTCAATCCCAATCCAAGTGAAGttttcaaacactcttcaaagcaACTTGCAAACAAATATGTTACATTAGCACAAATGAGCTGTTATGCATGTGCCATGCATGTCCCTATAAGTTTAAATCTCTCCTATCTCATCTCTTGTGGGGGTTAGAAAGAGAAACTGATTAAGAACAGTCTTGTGGGATTAAACCTAAGTGTCCAGAATCCATTTCCTTATGGTGGCTAGCCAGATGTTGCCAGGAATCACATAagaaacataaaaataacaaGTCGTTTCAGCTACCTTGTCCCCTTAGCAGACATTATTAAATTTGGATATTGCATTTTGTTGTTAGGTCTATCATTTACTATTAGATATATCatccataaattaaaaatatgttaCCACTTTATTTGGCATGTCTCCGCtgtaggaaatcctgggatttgtagtttggtatggTACTTAGAATTTGACTCACACATATGGGTCAAGTGTGGGTCAGAATGCATATTTCTGAACTTTCTAAAGCTGAACTTTCTAAAGCTTGTCCAA from Sceloporus undulatus isolate JIND9_A2432 ecotype Alabama chromosome 3, SceUnd_v1.1, whole genome shotgun sequence encodes the following:
- the IGSF10 gene encoding immunoglobulin superfamily member 10 — encoded protein: MKRKGKSNPCLLQLLFGFCMAAFSGSSACPKPCACYVPTEVHCTFRYLSTIPPHIPRNVERINLGYNSLVKLTERDFSGLEKLELLMLHSNQIHTVQDRTFSDLHLLQVLKMSYNKVKVVHADTFHGLTGLVRLHMDHNQIEFINPNAFYGLTSLKLVHLEGNVLKQLHPNTFVTLCYLQIFKTSSIKHIYLSDNLFTSLPQDIFTYMSDLERLYLHGNPWICDCSMKWFAKWTEQNPDVVKCKTDRGSSGVLQCPLCSNPRTSKDKQLADLSLSDYNCIKPTIDTTLKTKNITVPDDGDFISISPKDFMAPIGSVVLNMTDQAQNRASLACSVQNPSKISPVSFQKMDNITVLKSSLLTFLVCSIEYEHIQQLWSILALYSNSPLKLKREQLLKEAPYLSYKYKQTDSENEDLFTDIDAELRAEPPWLMQEQISLQLDRTASTLNTLHIQYAMDVQITLPVAGPKSAGQRWAMIFQRNSTRTEYSVLAGRSVELDCQAIGDPTPVIEWVLADGSKIKAPYVSEDGRMMIAKSGNLLLRAADSFDTGVYHCIGTNYEDADVLTFRIIVIDPYMEHNHFNGPQLSVLLNEAVYLPCQSTATPDASVDWILPEHIILNNSSKNKLLFQNDTLKIQQTTDRDGGYIKCIAANQYGADFLVYQIVVKRLENSSQELDIQVEDEAAEGSGEKPEVIRKPQTPLQTEVTHQGFTKGSSIKHPILNKAKNNYKVIYRRNRDKISKRYRGRKRQFAPSTRRIDPLRWAAFLEKTKKNATLLTTQEHARVKPTVKGLLSSKIFGNQEETSGDDMFPEEEFMLLPTKRPALYTLREASGNVVTAELGSVSSNYSSLATSGMVPEIETPVTSPVIMLTEEPNSQEIYMEVKHETERESFEEYLTLHIPPTYTEPSTTTSSKLPSNVANVSGTFHKLIPSEENILHLKMTPTVTTATNVNKESQSVTAEKNTVKTHLFAEANEEASRKPNNQVSVVTISASDDIFRHIYVYSTPKITTPKPLSVSTITTHQQFKRVRDVTTHTPLYRQYGKRKKISSRRRIVRPDCIPKLSSRRFPFVRPRQQESTCMPPLVEVSASTLSPPYKFYEQTTSQAPLPSSFKSQHADATTFNQILTFSGNKLDTGEQYTTSKIITFYPENSQVVSQREVESITPLQTITDRNPSFITDLQTQTIYSPGDDKETESTKASISPSTIKSTIPTLETNTSSSDSAGGNSWHNLFGRSHVQRELLEKQPSLQTKPSTTLQKGVESLPVVSVIPGQTTVPIDSISPVYKSDFSKNRSQTDGPTLPLNVTELPSSAHSSSLTSFLKKERNATSMVPVPILITAAKIENKISRPRMFGPGRRRGQRRRRPLKMFMQSQENVSSNKGITTLLEKRMSSTTLEMSKKVTVSSSTIQTELFSALTDMDVVTARIQQPIASTELIFEDNKPTTAAQILERNTTTKYITATNIPVDHLSSEKPVPQISLPVSFLDVVSTTTVLPDTSLTTLRLLSNKPTQATTVINKELYQHLERKVVQGKKTTEAVLPIKTELNVLIPTDSVHPTTQDPNPLTSQSGVITGVAIAETTISPKWEKSPWNEPSSKTAESRKPFIINMLTILKSQSSTQYSPLKRKNNYVKSWSEKIPDQESTTTNLIALNSFYQTRVSKPRIIGGKFAAFTVLANSDAFIPCEASGNPEPTIQWTKASSSVDAPKHKHDNKLEILPNGTLSIQNVNVQDRGQYICTAANQYGSDKLLVTLSVVTYPPRILGRRSRIITVHSGKSVTMKCTAEGRPIPTISWILANKTYISESSIGNEAISFQTDGTLTIKKASIYDRGIYTCTAYNPAGSDTVTIKLQVIAAPPIILEEKKQYVLENKGESLMLPCTVKGNPHPGVHWVLFDGTEVKPLQYINGKLFLFPNGTLYIRNIAPSDSGNYECIATSSTGSERRVVNLQVEHGDTTPRIAVASQRLTQLNFGDRLLLNCSATGEPDPKIIWRLPSKAVVDQWHRMGSRIHVYPNGSLAVKAVTEKDEGDYICVARNKMGDDLILMKVSVTMKPAKIDEKHYFKKLVPYGKDFKVDCKASGSPEPEISWSLPDGTMINNVMQADDSGHRSRRYILFDNGTLYFNKIGVAEEGDYTCYAQNTLGKDEMKVHITVVATAPRIKHNSKTYVKIKAGDSAIFDCDATGEPKPKIFWLLPSSDMISASTQRYFLHVNGSLSVTKVRLIDAGEYICVARNSGGDDTKLYKLDVVSKPPLINGLYTNKTVIKITAIKHSKKHIDCKAQGTPVPQIMWIMPDNIFLTAPYYGSRITVHKNGTLEIRNVRPSDSAEFICVARNDGGESILVVQLEVLEMLRRPVFRNPFNEKVIAKPGKIIFLNCSVDGNPPPEIIWMLPNGTRLSPGFRTHHYFLGSNGTLVINSPSKADVGKYRCAAKNKVGYIEKLIVLEVGQKPTIFIHSRGVIKSTSGESLSLHCLAGGSPKPNIIWTVPSGYVLDHPQINGKYTLLENGTLFIRETTDNDRGSYTCKAQNYVGESTVVVFVMTVAHPPRITNRPPRSIHTIAGVALQLHCMALGVPSPEITWELPDHSLLSTGSKSQPSGNELLHPQGTLVIQNPKSSDSGIYKCMAKNQLGTDSTVTYVQVI